Proteins from a single region of Salipiger sp. H15:
- a CDS encoding LrgB family protein, with protein MTDPLLIWSYLESGPLLWLTATLVAYWIGDRIFRLSRGKPWFNPVLLSVIALGALLLATGTPYETYFEGAQFVHFMLGPATVSLALPLYANLRRVRKAALPMALALVAGSATAVVSALGLAWLLGADGGLLASLAPKSATAPVAIGISEKLGGDPAMTAVLVLLTGMIGAIAVTPMLNALGLRDWRGRGFATGVAAHGVGTARALQVHPTAGAFAGIGMGMNAVLTGLLAPLVLRWFQ; from the coding sequence ATGACCGACCCGCTGCTGATCTGGTCCTATCTCGAGAGCGGGCCGCTGCTCTGGCTCACCGCGACGCTGGTGGCCTACTGGATCGGCGACCGCATCTTCCGCCTGTCGCGCGGCAAGCCCTGGTTCAACCCGGTGCTGCTGTCGGTGATCGCGCTCGGGGCGCTGCTGCTGGCCACGGGCACGCCCTACGAGACCTATTTCGAGGGCGCGCAGTTCGTCCACTTCATGCTCGGTCCGGCCACTGTCTCGCTGGCGCTGCCGCTGTATGCCAACCTGCGCCGGGTGCGCAAGGCGGCGCTGCCCATGGCGCTGGCGCTGGTCGCGGGCTCGGCGACGGCGGTGGTCTCGGCGCTGGGTCTGGCCTGGCTGCTGGGCGCGGACGGCGGGCTGCTGGCCTCGCTGGCGCCGAAATCGGCCACCGCGCCGGTGGCGATCGGCATCTCGGAAAAGCTTGGCGGCGATCCGGCGATGACCGCGGTGCTGGTGCTGCTGACCGGGATGATCGGGGCCATCGCCGTGACGCCGATGCTGAACGCGCTGGGGCTGCGTGACTGGCGCGGGCGGGGCTTTGCCACGGGGGTCGCGGCGCATGGGGTCGGCACGGCGCGGGCGCTGCAGGTACACCCGACCGCGGGGGCCTTCGCCGGCATCGGCATGGGGATGAACGCGGTGCTGACCGGCCTGCTGGCGCCGCTGGTGCTGCGCTGGTTCCAGTAG
- a CDS encoding tyrosine-type recombinase/integrase, which yields MPSLRLTRRAIDEIPFAQKGQVFYRDTTLPGFGLPVGAQSKVFFAEGQVNRRTRRVTIGRADVFAPEIARKKALTILGDMAEGRDPNAEKREEAVEQITLEMALDRFFEVRSLSPHTVSHYQRTQRLYLKSWRKKPLNEITRQMVLKRHQDIGNIHGETTANNVMRHIRSIYNFVAATQDDFPPNPVQILTQARAWYKERRRQTVITALDLPAWWKAVMAEPEYSRDFLLTALFTGMRRGELTKLRWENVDLCGRVLHLPTTKNGDPLNLPLSAFLADLLAQRREANHASPWVLPGPDKSGHLVETKKFLLRVSTGSSVNFTLHDLRRTFITIAESLDVPYYALKRLLNHRTNGDVTGAYIVVNAERLREPVELVAKRILELKEPCD from the coding sequence ATGCCTAGTCTACGTCTTACCCGCCGTGCGATTGACGAAATTCCCTTCGCCCAGAAGGGGCAAGTGTTCTACCGCGACACAACGCTACCCGGCTTCGGTCTGCCTGTTGGCGCTCAATCCAAAGTGTTCTTCGCTGAAGGCCAAGTGAACCGCCGCACGCGGCGCGTCACGATAGGCCGAGCCGATGTCTTTGCGCCAGAGATTGCCCGCAAGAAGGCGCTGACGATCTTGGGCGACATGGCCGAAGGTCGCGACCCTAACGCCGAAAAGCGCGAAGAGGCTGTCGAGCAGATAACGCTGGAAATGGCGCTGGATCGCTTCTTCGAAGTCCGCAGCCTGTCACCGCACACTGTCAGCCACTATCAGCGCACCCAGCGGCTTTACCTCAAGTCCTGGCGCAAAAAGCCGCTGAACGAGATCACCCGCCAGATGGTTCTGAAAAGGCATCAGGACATTGGCAATATACATGGGGAAACCACCGCGAACAACGTGATGCGGCACATCCGGTCAATCTACAATTTCGTGGCAGCAACTCAAGATGACTTCCCGCCGAACCCGGTGCAGATTCTGACCCAGGCGCGTGCATGGTATAAAGAACGGCGGCGCCAGACTGTAATCACAGCGCTGGACCTGCCAGCATGGTGGAAAGCTGTGATGGCGGAGCCGGAATACTCACGTGATTTCCTCCTGACCGCATTGTTCACTGGCATGCGCCGCGGTGAACTGACCAAGCTCCGCTGGGAAAACGTTGACCTGTGTGGCAGAGTACTCCACCTGCCGACCACGAAGAACGGTGACCCGTTGAATCTACCGCTTTCGGCGTTTCTTGCCGACCTTCTTGCTCAACGGCGCGAGGCTAATCATGCCTCTCCTTGGGTGCTCCCTGGACCGGACAAGAGTGGTCATCTGGTCGAGACCAAGAAATTCCTGCTGCGTGTGTCCACAGGGTCAAGTGTCAACTTCACCCTGCACGACCTGCGACGTACCTTTATCACCATCGCTGAAAGCCTCGATGTACCCTACTATGCTCTGAAACGCTTGCTGAACCACCGCACCAACGGTGATGTGACTGGCGCCTATATTGTGGTGAACGCCGAGCGCTTGCGCGAGCCGGTGGAACTGGTCGCCAAGCGTATTCTTGAGCTGAAAGAGCCCTGCGACTGA
- a CDS encoding ATP-binding protein, with translation MATQLELQIEYANALDENSVDYTFAIGEAFVESMRSTHYKHTGTAVDELIDNAIEAGANTISVAFGFQKNGDKKPNAIAIIDNGHGMPPNMVRRAASWGGTHRHRNETREGMGRFGFGLPSASVNQGKRFTIFSKLRGEDWYAVTVDLDDVAALKYSPVPGKVEVPVYRKETPPDWVLKDVEENFPEGKLNHGTIVVWEKLDRLTWSTVNGLRNNLLSHFGTIYRNYLSQTQIVFDNTIVGAVDPLFITPGARFFDEDSQRAVALEPGEISVRSARTGNMCKIKVRFASMPLGFYSVDKSKGASGKNGNARFRVKNQNLGIVVCRMGRQIHVVDKITANDGTQGWEGLGSLSNNDDRYWGLEIDFPADLDEEFTISNSKQDVVMSDRIWQLLKEGGVLSGLKSLKRLYKEAKAADKSKPAEGENKPRPSELAAKEGSEQSRPGRVHPMSQERGEQAKKNFEEFYKNAAKERKVPENVAKEELEAETKERPYKVEFETMPDAPFYRMEQRGAMKVLKVNMAHRFYLDIYANQSATSFMRYALEVVLFSIGEGELDAIGNVSKESFYHVEKLEWSKKMNVMLGALSEYADEDDEEAA, from the coding sequence ATGGCGACTCAGCTTGAGCTGCAGATTGAATATGCGAACGCCCTTGATGAGAACAGTGTTGACTACACATTTGCCATTGGCGAAGCTTTTGTAGAAAGCATGCGTTCCACCCACTACAAGCACACTGGCACCGCTGTTGATGAGCTTATTGACAATGCAATCGAGGCTGGCGCTAACACCATTAGTGTTGCTTTTGGCTTTCAGAAGAATGGCGACAAAAAGCCAAATGCCATCGCAATCATAGACAATGGACATGGTATGCCGCCTAATATGGTCCGCCGGGCTGCATCTTGGGGGGGGACACACCGTCACCGGAACGAAACCCGCGAGGGCATGGGGCGCTTTGGCTTCGGTTTGCCTAGCGCCTCTGTCAATCAGGGGAAGAGATTCACAATTTTCTCAAAATTGCGAGGCGAAGATTGGTATGCAGTTACCGTCGACCTGGATGACGTGGCCGCGCTCAAGTATTCGCCTGTTCCCGGAAAGGTGGAGGTTCCTGTTTATCGGAAAGAGACCCCGCCCGACTGGGTTTTGAAAGACGTCGAGGAAAATTTCCCGGAAGGCAAGCTTAATCACGGGACGATAGTTGTCTGGGAGAAATTGGATCGCCTGACGTGGTCCACTGTGAATGGATTGCGGAACAATTTGCTCTCGCACTTCGGAACAATTTACCGGAACTACCTCTCTCAAACGCAGATCGTGTTCGACAACACGATTGTCGGAGCAGTCGATCCGCTTTTCATTACGCCTGGCGCTCGGTTCTTTGATGAAGACTCCCAACGGGCCGTTGCTCTTGAACCGGGAGAAATTTCTGTTCGTTCAGCGCGAACAGGTAACATGTGCAAAATCAAAGTTCGCTTTGCTTCAATGCCGCTCGGTTTCTATTCTGTAGATAAATCGAAGGGCGCTTCTGGAAAGAATGGCAACGCACGATTCCGCGTAAAGAATCAAAATCTTGGTATAGTGGTGTGCCGCATGGGTCGGCAAATCCACGTTGTCGACAAGATTACCGCTAACGATGGGACGCAAGGTTGGGAGGGCCTTGGTAGCCTTTCTAATAACGATGACCGATATTGGGGTCTGGAAATCGACTTTCCTGCTGACTTGGATGAAGAATTCACGATCTCGAACTCCAAGCAAGACGTGGTTATGTCTGATCGGATTTGGCAGCTTCTCAAGGAAGGCGGCGTGCTTTCGGGCCTAAAGTCGCTGAAGAGATTGTACAAAGAAGCTAAAGCTGCAGATAAGTCCAAACCGGCTGAGGGAGAGAACAAGCCGCGCCCATCGGAATTGGCTGCAAAGGAAGGTTCAGAGCAATCACGCCCTGGTCGCGTTCATCCCATGTCGCAGGAGCGTGGGGAGCAGGCCAAGAAAAACTTCGAGGAATTCTACAAAAACGCTGCGAAGGAACGAAAGGTCCCAGAAAACGTAGCAAAAGAGGAATTGGAGGCGGAGACAAAGGAACGTCCTTATAAGGTCGAGTTTGAAACCATGCCTGATGCGCCGTTTTATAGAATGGAACAGCGCGGGGCGATGAAGGTTCTCAAGGTCAATATGGCCCACAGGTTCTACCTCGACATTTATGCGAACCAGTCGGCCACCAGTTTCATGCGCTATGCCTTGGAGGTCGTTCTCTTTTCGATCGGTGAAGGCGAACTGGATGCCATCGGAAATGTAAGCAAAGAGAGCTTTTACCACGTAGAGAAACTTGAGTGGTCGAAGAAGATGAACGTGATGCTCGGCGCGCTGAGTGAGTACGCGGACGAAGACGACGAAGAAGCCGCATAA
- a CDS encoding CidA/LrgA family protein, translating into MPVIVSGIILLLLFQLCGEVVSRMFALPLPGPVLAMVALVVGMVLSKRLLELIRPVATFLLQNLSLLFVPVGVGAVARLSELSAHALAIGVSLVVSTLLAICVGAITFEYVARLTGNVDEEDAA; encoded by the coding sequence GTGCCCGTCATCGTCTCCGGAATCATCCTTCTCCTGCTCTTCCAGCTCTGCGGCGAGGTGGTCTCGCGCATGTTCGCCCTGCCGCTGCCCGGGCCGGTGCTGGCCATGGTCGCGCTGGTCGTCGGCATGGTGCTCTCGAAACGGCTGCTCGAGCTGATCCGGCCCGTCGCGACCTTCCTGCTGCAGAACCTCTCGCTGCTCTTCGTGCCGGTCGGCGTGGGCGCGGTGGCGCGGCTTTCCGAGCTGTCGGCCCATGCGCTGGCGATCGGCGTGTCGCTGGTGGTCTCGACGCTGCTGGCGATCTGCGTCGGGGCGATCACCTTCGAATACGTGGCACGGCTCACCGGCAATGTCGACGAGGAGGACGCGGCATGA
- a CDS encoding heme biosynthesis HemY N-terminal domain-containing protein — protein MLWSLLKIVLFVAAVAGLTLGAGYLMESQGGVQITAGGMEFTLGPLQSVIAAIVLVFVLWVVFKLVSLLIAVLKFINGDDTALSRYFDRNRERKGYQAMSEGLLALASGEGKLAMAKAEKAERYLHKPEVTQLLTAQAAEMTGDTRKAEEVYKKLITNEQTRFVGIRGMMKQKLAKGDTDTALKLAERAFALKPKHEEVQDVLLQLQASKHDWQGARKTLSAKLKHGALPRDVYRRRDAVLALSEAKDIMDEDKPIEAREAAIAASKGSPDLIPGAAMAARSYIAQDKPKLATRILKKAWSVQPHPDLAAAFAEIAPDETPAARMKRFGTLTTINPDHRETKLLKAELALAAEDFPEARRAVGNLAETEPDARVLTVMAAIAKGEGAAEPVVRGWLAKALLAPRGPQWVCDKCNHIHAEWVPVCANCEGFDTLSWRSPPQSDVAPAGAEMLPLIIGSLEDRRAEGAAAEAAAEAPEVLTPRPDMAEESFETAPAARPDVPDAETVEDAPGMTAQELEHEKAK, from the coding sequence ATGCTTTGGTCACTTCTGAAAATCGTTCTCTTCGTCGCCGCCGTGGCGGGGCTTACCCTAGGGGCCGGCTACCTCATGGAAAGCCAGGGCGGGGTGCAGATCACCGCCGGCGGGATGGAATTCACCCTCGGGCCGCTGCAGTCGGTGATCGCGGCCATCGTGCTGGTCTTCGTGCTCTGGGTGGTCTTCAAGCTGGTCTCGCTGCTCATCGCGGTGCTGAAGTTCATCAACGGCGACGACACGGCGCTGTCGCGCTATTTCGACCGCAACCGCGAGCGCAAGGGCTACCAGGCCATGTCCGAGGGGCTGCTCGCGCTCGCCTCGGGCGAGGGCAAGCTCGCCATGGCCAAGGCCGAGAAGGCCGAGCGCTACCTGCACAAGCCCGAGGTCACCCAGCTGCTGACCGCCCAGGCCGCCGAGATGACCGGCGACACGCGCAAGGCCGAGGAGGTCTACAAGAAGCTCATCACCAACGAGCAGACCCGATTCGTCGGCATCCGCGGGATGATGAAGCAGAAGCTCGCCAAGGGCGACACGGACACGGCGCTGAAGCTGGCCGAGCGCGCCTTTGCCCTCAAGCCCAAGCACGAGGAAGTGCAGGACGTGCTGCTGCAGCTGCAGGCTTCGAAACATGACTGGCAGGGCGCGCGCAAGACGCTCTCGGCCAAGCTCAAGCACGGCGCCCTGCCGCGCGACGTCTACCGCCGCCGCGACGCCGTGCTGGCGCTGTCGGAAGCCAAGGACATCATGGACGAGGACAAGCCGATCGAGGCCCGCGAGGCGGCGATCGCCGCGTCCAAGGGCTCGCCCGACCTGATCCCCGGCGCGGCCATGGCGGCGCGCTCCTACATCGCGCAGGACAAGCCGAAGCTGGCGACCCGCATCCTCAAGAAGGCCTGGTCTGTGCAGCCGCACCCGGACCTCGCCGCCGCCTTCGCCGAGATCGCCCCCGACGAGACCCCGGCGGCGCGGATGAAGCGCTTCGGCACGCTCACCACGATCAACCCCGATCACCGCGAGACCAAGCTGCTCAAGGCCGAGCTGGCGCTGGCCGCCGAGGACTTCCCCGAGGCGCGCCGTGCCGTGGGGAACCTCGCCGAGACCGAGCCCGATGCCCGCGTGCTGACCGTCATGGCGGCCATCGCCAAGGGCGAGGGCGCGGCCGAGCCGGTGGTGCGCGGATGGCTCGCCAAGGCGCTGCTGGCGCCGCGCGGCCCGCAGTGGGTCTGCGACAAGTGCAACCACATCCACGCCGAATGGGTGCCGGTCTGCGCCAATTGCGAGGGCTTCGACACGCTCAGCTGGCGCAGCCCGCCGCAGTCCGACGTCGCCCCCGCCGGGGCCGAGATGCTGCCGCTGATCATCGGCTCGCTCGAGGACCGCAGGGCCGAGGGGGCCGCGGCGGAGGCCGCCGCCGAGGCGCCCGAGGTGCTGACGCCGCGGCCGGACATGGCGGAGGAGTCCTTCGAAACCGCGCCCGCGGCCAGGCCCGACGTCCCCGATGCCGAGACGGTCGAGGACGCGCCCGGGATGACCGCGCAGGAGCTCGAGCACGAGAAGGCAAAATAG
- a CDS encoding Druantia anti-phage system protein DruA: MKNKNQKKSFAPKKLQTKMLTELAATVKGQAQEDAHDAAANYRIHARKHASTDHAESTYSDQTRLAICYSMLADFTEQGWIVTTQDDRIYVEQPSIEGSGNETEEQIKRRIRKGFEAVSNRQLADPANREFIRRMEASREFEGRTVSVLDLVDDGAELALELEKLAAEPVEKALNSAKEIICPELVECRGDEKCPYTGYRLQDIWRYFRHTWSLEYKLLPGRTLRLLIRNAARPNKPVIGIVLLASPTANLLSRDKWIGWTLEKVISGLLEGRWNADSVGRKLFDAIKSAIKQIRTDDLVPRSALNHPRPEHFFALDQAVHKALQDRARDLQAESTDYLVDIRGMDKSKITNKQWKELSETALFRKKRAEQLIPLLKALGVMKEYGFDKEPGSSLYEALVEKDGRQAVQTALGEIKKVHLASEVADLSVCGAVAPYNMLIGGKLVTAVMASEEVREIYKKRYGKQVSEISSQIKGQRVQRSSDLKLLTTTALYGVGSNQYSSLTLRASRCPELACDVVWTKIDSSTGFTVTHISDETVQMMRNLGIAEYGRRRINSVFGEGSSPRTRQIREGLNLLGINNSELLEQPNKKKVYGCEMFQGAREQLLGFSGFESDTGKISNSAAAISDGWVRRWFLPRIKSQKVLEQLAEFKPIHISESLRSRSEKFSKLRLD; this comes from the coding sequence ATGAAAAACAAAAACCAGAAAAAGTCGTTCGCTCCCAAAAAGCTGCAAACGAAGATGCTCACCGAGCTTGCCGCGACGGTCAAAGGTCAGGCCCAAGAAGATGCGCACGATGCGGCCGCGAATTATAGAATCCACGCGCGGAAACACGCCTCCACAGATCACGCAGAGAGCACCTATTCAGATCAGACCCGCCTCGCCATTTGCTACTCAATGCTGGCAGATTTTACTGAGCAAGGATGGATTGTCACCACTCAGGACGACCGCATCTATGTGGAGCAACCGTCTATAGAGGGAAGTGGGAACGAAACTGAAGAGCAGATAAAGAGAAGAATTCGGAAAGGTTTCGAGGCTGTTAGTAATCGTCAGCTTGCAGACCCCGCCAATCGGGAATTTATCCGCCGAATGGAGGCTTCAAGGGAATTCGAAGGTCGGACGGTGTCCGTGCTCGACCTTGTTGACGATGGCGCGGAGCTTGCGTTGGAGCTTGAGAAACTTGCAGCAGAGCCGGTCGAAAAAGCATTAAACAGCGCGAAAGAAATTATTTGTCCTGAATTGGTGGAGTGCCGAGGAGACGAGAAATGCCCCTATACGGGGTATAGGCTCCAAGATATTTGGCGATACTTTCGGCATACTTGGTCCCTTGAGTACAAGTTGCTTCCCGGTCGCACTTTGAGGCTTCTTATTAGAAATGCGGCGCGTCCAAATAAGCCAGTAATAGGCATCGTTTTGTTGGCGAGCCCAACGGCGAACCTTCTGAGTCGCGACAAATGGATTGGTTGGACGCTTGAGAAAGTTATTTCCGGACTTCTAGAAGGTCGGTGGAACGCCGATAGTGTAGGTCGTAAGCTTTTTGATGCGATTAAGTCTGCAATCAAGCAGATTCGCACCGATGACCTTGTTCCTCGAAGTGCTCTAAATCACCCAAGGCCAGAACACTTCTTCGCTCTAGATCAAGCAGTTCACAAAGCGCTGCAAGATCGGGCGAGAGATTTGCAGGCTGAATCTACTGATTACCTTGTTGATATCAGGGGTATGGACAAATCGAAGATTACCAACAAGCAGTGGAAGGAACTTTCGGAAACAGCTTTGTTCCGAAAAAAGAGGGCCGAACAACTTATTCCATTGCTGAAGGCGCTTGGAGTAATGAAGGAATATGGCTTCGATAAAGAGCCCGGATCGTCCTTGTATGAGGCGCTCGTCGAAAAAGACGGAAGGCAGGCGGTGCAAACCGCACTTGGAGAAATAAAGAAGGTACATCTGGCTTCAGAGGTTGCGGATCTTTCGGTTTGTGGTGCGGTTGCTCCTTATAACATGCTAATTGGTGGAAAGCTTGTTACCGCGGTGATGGCTTCGGAAGAAGTGCGAGAAATTTACAAAAAAAGGTATGGTAAACAGGTAAGCGAAATTTCCTCTCAGATCAAAGGGCAGCGGGTTCAGAGGTCATCTGACCTGAAATTACTGACGACCACAGCGCTATATGGTGTTGGAAGCAACCAGTACAGTAGTTTGACCCTACGTGCGTCAAGGTGCCCAGAACTTGCGTGTGACGTTGTCTGGACAAAGATTGACAGTAGCACTGGCTTTACGGTTACCCACATCAGCGACGAAACAGTCCAAATGATGCGTAATTTAGGTATCGCGGAATATGGGCGCCGCAGAATTAACAGTGTTTTTGGTGAAGGTAGCAGTCCGAGAACGCGCCAGATTCGAGAGGGTCTAAACCTCTTAGGCATCAACAATAGCGAACTTCTTGAGCAACCTAACAAGAAGAAGGTCTATGGTTGTGAAATGTTCCAGGGAGCGCGAGAGCAACTACTTGGGTTTAGTGGTTTCGAGAGCGACACAGGAAAAATTTCGAATTCCGCTGCTGCGATTTCTGATGGCTGGGTGAGGCGCTGGTTTTTGCCGCGCATTAAGAGTCAAAAGGTGCTCGAACAACTTGCGGAATTTAAGCCGATTCACATCTCGGAATCCCTAAGATCTCGATCTGAAAAGTTTTCCAAGCTAAGGTTGGATTGA
- a CDS encoding Hint domain-containing protein gives MVRDLLGAALAAPSAKTGAGSAVRHPPEDSSFVVSDGRQAYTVTRIEVAESPRPLLMFHGAVPPRGRELRVVQSSLGPGPGAAMRPDEGGVICFAAGTRILTPRGAVAVETLREGDLVQTKDDGAQPVHWVGSRRMSGARLHVLPELRPVRIRAGAFGIERPDDEFLVSPEHRMLIRGDVARALFGTDEVLVAAKQLVNGSTICRDLRVREVTYVHLLLPRHGIVFANGVETESFHPANTALSSLSEGDRTRLLALLPGIDLRPMGYGGHARRNLTAREAAVYMQQAA, from the coding sequence TTGGTACGCGATCTGCTGGGGGCGGCGCTGGCCGCACCCTCGGCGAAGACCGGCGCGGGCAGCGCGGTCCGGCATCCCCCAGAGGACTCGAGCTTTGTGGTGAGCGACGGGCGGCAGGCCTACACGGTCACAAGGATCGAGGTGGCTGAGAGCCCGCGGCCGCTGCTGATGTTCCACGGCGCGGTGCCGCCGCGCGGCAGGGAGCTGCGCGTGGTGCAGAGCAGCCTCGGGCCGGGGCCGGGCGCGGCGATGCGGCCCGACGAGGGCGGGGTGATCTGCTTTGCCGCGGGCACGCGCATCCTCACCCCGCGCGGTGCGGTGGCGGTCGAGACGCTGCGCGAGGGCGACCTCGTGCAGACCAAGGACGATGGCGCGCAGCCGGTGCACTGGGTCGGCAGCCGGCGGATGAGCGGCGCGCGGCTGCACGTGCTGCCCGAGCTGCGGCCGGTGCGGATCCGCGCCGGGGCCTTCGGCATCGAGCGGCCGGATGACGAGTTCCTCGTCTCGCCCGAGCACCGGATGCTGATCCGCGGCGACGTGGCGCGGGCGCTGTTCGGCACCGACGAGGTGCTGGTGGCGGCCAAGCAGCTGGTGAACGGCTCGACCATCTGCCGCGACCTGCGGGTGCGCGAGGTGACCTACGTGCACCTCTTGCTGCCGCGCCACGGCATCGTCTTTGCCAATGGCGTCGAGACCGAGAGCTTCCACCCGGCGAACACCGCGCTGTCGAGCCTCTCGGAGGGCGACCGCACCCGGCTTCTGGCGCTGCTGCCCGGCATCGACCTGCGGCCCATGGGCTACGGCGGCCATGCCCGGCGCAACCTCACCGCGCGCGAGGCGGCGGTCTACATGCAGCAGGCGGCCTGA
- a CDS encoding virulence-associated E family protein gives MGKPPRTFSVRDFRLKLPKEVSKASGKSTITVAPAIEVEPLPLPDHLYDLLPPEPEWAEAIMTGSKPPGKDYASRSELVYAAVIWMLGKGVQPGHVLSIILSPDAGNSAHVRDNAAPLAYARRQVVRAMSAIEISTDCWPIRDDDNRPIRNLPQNIRYALAKLGVDAQRNTFTHTDEFRGYGLDGRDLNDIVEILSSAFSRDLDITAAPAYIKRELLAIAHEQKYHPVEDYLDGRVWDGTPRIDKWLAEYCGAEDSELNAEFGSKLLIAGVRRIKEPGVKFDTMLVLEGAQGAGKSQVAQRLAICDEWFCGSLDLKSDDKTKAEMMTRAWIVECQELDDMNKTTSQSLKKFLSTAVDMFRPAYARNATEFRRHCIILGTTNELAYLRDLTGNRRIWPVTVGKIDLARFSSDVDQLWAEAVVREEAGESIELSPHLWAAASKLQGERMVEDAIADVLEDAFAQKTGRVSMDSVKLLVDIDTARMTPMEARRIKAVMTGLGREYGTHRLHDLGKQEKAQRRGFARGNPDERKSEFIAKRVDRGVVVILPLDTRCDDEPPF, from the coding sequence TTGGGCAAGCCGCCCCGCACCTTTTCGGTGCGCGACTTCCGGTTGAAATTGCCCAAAGAAGTAAGCAAGGCCTCAGGGAAGTCCACGATTACGGTCGCACCTGCGATCGAGGTCGAACCGCTCCCGCTCCCCGACCATCTTTATGACCTGTTGCCGCCGGAGCCGGAATGGGCCGAGGCGATCATGACCGGGAGCAAACCCCCTGGAAAGGACTACGCATCCCGTTCGGAACTAGTTTACGCGGCTGTGATCTGGATGCTCGGCAAAGGTGTGCAACCGGGGCACGTCTTGTCGATCATTCTGTCGCCTGATGCAGGTAATAGCGCTCATGTGCGTGACAACGCTGCTCCGCTTGCCTACGCGCGCCGTCAGGTGGTGCGTGCGATGAGCGCTATAGAAATAAGCACCGACTGCTGGCCGATCCGCGATGACGATAACCGCCCCATTCGGAATCTCCCTCAGAACATCCGCTATGCACTGGCCAAGCTCGGCGTCGATGCTCAGCGCAACACGTTCACGCATACAGACGAGTTCCGTGGCTATGGGCTCGATGGGCGTGACCTGAACGATATCGTCGAAATTCTGTCCAGCGCGTTCAGCCGCGATTTGGATATCACCGCAGCACCGGCGTATATCAAGCGTGAGTTGCTGGCGATTGCGCATGAGCAGAAGTACCACCCCGTCGAGGACTATCTTGATGGTCGTGTGTGGGACGGTACGCCTCGGATTGACAAATGGTTGGCCGAGTATTGCGGTGCCGAAGACAGCGAGTTGAACGCCGAATTCGGCAGCAAGCTTCTGATTGCAGGGGTGCGCCGAATCAAGGAGCCCGGTGTAAAATTTGACACGATGCTCGTACTCGAAGGCGCGCAAGGTGCGGGCAAGTCCCAAGTCGCACAGCGCCTTGCCATCTGCGACGAGTGGTTCTGTGGCAGCCTCGATCTCAAGAGCGATGACAAGACCAAGGCCGAGATGATGACCCGCGCGTGGATTGTCGAATGTCAGGAATTGGACGACATGAACAAAACGACGAGTCAGAGCTTGAAGAAGTTCTTGAGCACCGCCGTCGATATGTTTCGCCCGGCCTATGCCCGCAACGCTACGGAGTTTCGCCGTCACTGCATCATCTTGGGCACGACAAATGAACTCGCGTATCTGCGCGACCTTACGGGCAATCGCCGCATCTGGCCGGTGACCGTCGGGAAGATAGATCTGGCGCGGTTCAGCTCAGATGTAGATCAGCTCTGGGCAGAGGCAGTCGTGCGCGAGGAGGCGGGCGAGTCGATTGAATTGTCTCCGCATTTGTGGGCTGCCGCCTCGAAGTTGCAGGGTGAGCGCATGGTTGAGGACGCCATCGCGGACGTTCTGGAGGACGCTTTTGCCCAGAAGACGGGACGCGTATCGATGGATAGCGTTAAGCTCCTTGTCGACATCGACACTGCGCGTATGACACCGATGGAGGCCCGGCGGATAAAGGCGGTCATGACCGGGTTGGGGCGGGAGTATGGCACCCATCGCCTTCATGATCTCGGTAAGCAGGAAAAGGCTCAGCGCAGGGGGTTCGCACGCGGCAACCCGGATGAGCGCAAGTCCGAGTTCATCGCGAAACGCGTCGACAGGGGCGTGGTCGTCATCCTGCCTCTTGATACCAGGTGTGATGATGAACCGCCGTTTTGA